AAGGTAAAGGTGATGGGGTATGATTTAGATACGCAAGAAAGTAAATGCAAATTATCTTTAGGAGTTGTATTACAAGAATTACACATAGACCCATTTTTTACCCCAAGACAAATCTTAGATTTACATGCGGGATTATTTGGAGTAAGAAAAAAAGATCGGCGCACCGACCACATCCTCTCCCTGCTCCATTTAACTGACAAAGCGAACTCTGGCTCTCAAGATTTATCAGGTGGCATGAGAAGAAGGTTAATGGTGGCAAAAGCGATGGTGCATAACCCCCCAATTCTAATTTTAGATGAGCCAACTGCTGGAGTTGATGTGGACCTTCGTCATCAATTGTGGGAAGCCATTCGCACTCTTAATGCACAAGGTACTACCATATTGCTTACCACTCATTACCTTGAAGAGGCGGAGGCAATCTGTGAGCATATTGCGATTTTAAATCATGGCAATATTATTACTGATCAACCCACAAAGCAACTCATTAAACAATTTGACAGCAAGATTCTTAAAGTACATTTGTCAGACCAGCAAAACGATATTCCCAACGCGCTGACCTCTTACCATGTTGAACTTACCAAAAAAGAAGAAGGTGGCACCATACTATCTATTCACTATAAACCCAGTGAAGTAAGTGCGGATAAGTTACTCCAACAAATTGTAGCAAGCAAACTTTCAGTAGTTGATATTCAAACCCAAGAAGCAAGCCTAGAAGATATTTTCCTACAGCTTACCCGTTAAATACAAAAATACTTTGATCTCCAGTACTCTAGAGAGTCAAACAGTGTTTGGAGTTAGCCTTGCTCTGATCGTTATAATTATTTATGCGCTTTTAAAAGGTGAGCTGTATCTGGGGGTAAGGCAAGTTTAGTTTTTCTTTTTCTAATTATTACATCTTCGAGCAAATGCACTCTAACATGCATGGAATCTTGCCTTTCATATATCCGAGCAATATCTACTTTAATCGCATGAATATCATTAGCAACTCCTTTAAACCCCTTGATCAATTCATCTATTTTATTCTCAAGTGAGGTATGGCTGACTTCCAATAATTTCATCCTATACATGGTATAAGCAAACAGTAGTGCTACTGCAAAATTGTCCCTTGCTGCTTCTAAAAT
The Candidatus Methylacidiphilales bacterium DNA segment above includes these coding regions:
- a CDS encoding ABC transporter ATP-binding protein; the protein is MYAIEIEGLGKTYAANKSHKKSHTALKQVSLQIPVGSVYGLLGPNGAGKSTLINILAGIVLKSEGKVKVMGYDLDTQESKCKLSLGVVLQELHIDPFFTPRQILDLHAGLFGVRKKDRRTDHILSLLHLTDKANSGSQDLSGGMRRRLMVAKAMVHNPPILILDEPTAGVDVDLRHQLWEAIRTLNAQGTTILLTTHYLEEAEAICEHIAILNHGNIITDQPTKQLIKQFDSKILKVHLSDQQNDIPNALTSYHVELTKKEEGGTILSIHYKPSEVSADKLLQQIVASKLSVVDIQTQEASLEDIFLQLTR